One window of the Candidatus Bathyarchaeum sp. genome contains the following:
- a CDS encoding bifunctional phosphoglucose/phosphomannose isomerase, giving the protein MVTVLDDPTKIRRIDKSDMLGDLLKTSDYCKDAIKRAKQVTVSKNVKPQNIVVVGMGGSAIGGELLKDWLSDKIPISIEVCRDYVLPAYVNNNTLVVANSYSGNTEETLTAFLSAKQKKCTILAITSGGLLGEFCKKHNVPHVLVPTGLQPRAALPYLFFPFAVLLEKIGVISNVETELEETIEIIATISQENGLELPIKDNKAKTIAQNILNTIPVIYGFRQYNSVAHRIKAQFNENSKVPSKSETFPELNHNETVGYDAPTDLLEKLSVFLIRDPDEPPEIKNRIETTAELVFNKAKSATEITAKGQSKLAKMFSVLCLGDYVSVYLALLQNKDPTPVKIIDKVKAELAKKNHMKERFEAELAKLE; this is encoded by the coding sequence GTGGTTACTGTTTTAGATGATCCAACTAAAATTCGTAGAATTGACAAAAGTGACATGCTTGGTGATTTGCTAAAAACCTCTGATTACTGTAAAGACGCCATAAAACGGGCAAAGCAAGTAACAGTTTCCAAGAATGTTAAACCGCAAAATATTGTTGTTGTCGGCATGGGGGGTTCGGCCATTGGTGGAGAGCTCCTTAAAGATTGGTTAAGTGACAAAATCCCGATTTCTATTGAAGTGTGCCGAGATTACGTTCTTCCCGCTTACGTGAATAATAACACGTTAGTTGTTGCAAATAGTTATTCTGGAAACACCGAAGAAACGCTGACTGCCTTTTTGTCTGCAAAGCAAAAAAAATGCACAATTCTTGCAATAACTTCTGGTGGGTTATTAGGTGAGTTTTGCAAAAAACATAATGTGCCCCATGTTTTGGTACCCACTGGTCTTCAACCTCGTGCTGCACTTCCTTACTTGTTTTTTCCGTTTGCAGTTCTCTTGGAGAAAATTGGGGTCATTTCAAATGTTGAAACAGAATTGGAAGAGACAATTGAAATAATTGCTACAATATCCCAAGAAAATGGGTTAGAACTGCCCATTAAAGACAATAAAGCAAAAACAATCGCCCAAAACATTCTGAATACAATTCCTGTGATCTACGGGTTCAGACAATACAATAGTGTTGCCCATCGGATCAAAGCTCAGTTCAACGAGAACAGTAAAGTTCCCAGTAAATCTGAAACTTTTCCTGAGCTAAACCATAATGAAACTGTAGGTTACGACGCCCCAACGGATTTGCTAGAAAAGCTTTCAGTTTTTCTTATTCGTGACCCTGATGAACCTCCGGAAATAAAAAATCGAATCGAAACTACTGCTGAGTTGGTTTTCAATAAAGCAAAAAGTGCTACAGAAATAACCGCAAAAGGGCAAAGCAAACTAGCAAAAATGTTTTCTGTTTTGTGTCTTGGGGATTATGTTAGCGTGTATCTTGCGCTTCTACAGAACAAAGATCCCACACCAGTAAAAATAATTGACAAGGTGAAAGCCGAGTTAGCCAAGAAAAATCACATGAAGGAACGCTTTGAGGCTGAGTTGGCTAAGTTGGAATGA
- a CDS encoding oligosaccharide flippase family protein, whose product MSKSSNLAQSSARGGFNILWGMVLSAIISAVSTVIIGNTLSQDDVGLVSIALSGPTMITFIRDLGINDALVKYATQFRTENRTEKLKNLIVVGIRFELILGVVFTVASFLLSGVMANILGRPTIVPLIQIASLMILADGLLKTVQSVFMGYEKMALRSLTLVIQAILKTFVMVLLVVLRFGAYGAVIGQIIGYIAAALVSVALFYLTILTKLRNQNYHVEFLSTIKTLVTFGLPLSISTMLTGILAQFFVFLTAIYTSDLMISNYDMAIKFGMLVSVFASSVVTIMFPTFSKIQGQYEPQTIRNVFQYSVKYSSLLIVPLVFAVIALSAPGVESLFQDRFEFTPMFLSLYVLIFLYSAIGNLSVGSLINSQGKTQVNMKITILTFILGVVLCLVLVPTFHVFGLLAAHVFSGLPGIIISLWWINKNYNATVDWVSAIKILGISAFSAFITYFVNSQLNLTSWVGLLVGIPIFLGTYVIVAPLVGAINYVDIKILKDAVKSLGHLAIIFDVLFYPIEKIAKSQQKNDNP is encoded by the coding sequence TTGAGTAAATCATCAAACCTAGCCCAAAGTTCAGCACGAGGTGGATTTAACATACTTTGGGGTATGGTTCTTTCTGCAATCATCAGTGCAGTTTCAACTGTAATTATTGGAAATACTCTTTCTCAAGATGATGTGGGTCTGGTTTCAATTGCTCTTAGTGGCCCAACAATGATTACCTTCATTCGAGATTTAGGTATTAACGATGCCCTAGTAAAGTATGCAACACAATTCCGTACAGAAAATCGGACTGAAAAATTAAAGAATTTAATTGTTGTTGGAATAAGGTTTGAACTCATACTTGGAGTAGTTTTCACGGTAGCTTCTTTTCTTCTGTCTGGAGTAATGGCAAACATACTGGGCAGACCAACTATAGTGCCCCTAATTCAGATAGCGTCACTTATGATACTTGCAGACGGTCTTCTTAAAACGGTTCAATCTGTGTTTATGGGCTATGAAAAAATGGCGCTACGCAGTCTAACTTTGGTAATTCAAGCCATATTGAAGACTTTTGTGATGGTTCTTTTAGTTGTTTTGCGTTTTGGAGCATATGGCGCAGTAATCGGACAAATAATTGGTTATATTGCTGCTGCTTTGGTCAGTGTAGCACTTTTTTATTTAACAATTCTAACGAAACTTCGAAACCAAAACTATCACGTCGAGTTTTTATCCACGATAAAAACCTTGGTGACTTTTGGTTTGCCCCTTTCAATATCAACAATGCTGACTGGGATTTTGGCTCAATTTTTTGTTTTTCTTACTGCCATTTATACAAGTGACCTGATGATAAGCAACTATGATATGGCAATCAAGTTTGGGATGTTGGTTTCCGTTTTTGCAAGTTCAGTTGTCACTATAATGTTTCCGACTTTTTCAAAAATTCAAGGTCAATATGAACCCCAAACAATTCGTAATGTGTTTCAGTACTCTGTTAAATACTCTTCACTTCTGATTGTGCCCTTAGTATTTGCTGTAATTGCGTTATCTGCTCCTGGAGTAGAATCGCTGTTTCAGGATAGATTTGAGTTCACTCCGATGTTTTTGTCGTTGTATGTGTTGATTTTCTTGTATTCTGCAATTGGAAATCTCAGTGTGGGTTCTTTGATAAATAGTCAAGGAAAAACTCAAGTTAACATGAAAATCACAATATTAACTTTCATACTTGGTGTTGTTTTATGCTTAGTTTTGGTTCCTACTTTTCATGTTTTTGGGTTACTGGCTGCCCATGTGTTTTCTGGATTGCCTGGAATAATTATTTCGTTATGGTGGATAAACAAAAATTACAATGCAACAGTAGATTGGGTTTCAGCAATTAAAATTTTGGGGATTTCTGCATTTTCAGCATTTATAACGTATTTTGTGAATAGTCAATTAAATCTTACAAGTTGGGTTGGTTTGTTGGTTGGTATTCCCATTTTTCTGGGAACTTATGTTATTGTTGCCCCATTGGTAGGTGCAATAAACTATGTTGACATAAAAATTCTAAAAGACGCCGTGAAAAGTCTTGGTCATCTGGCTATTATTTTTGATGTTTTGTTTTATCCAATAGAAAAGATTGCTAAATCCCAACAAAAAAACGATAACCCGTAG
- a CDS encoding ATP-binding cassette domain-containing protein gives MSFRLEHVSHKYDDGTLALNNATTCFAKGDRTALLGTNGSGKTTLLLHLNGILEPTSGTVYFEDKPLDYKSDSLRSLRKRVGYVFQDPNDQLFAPTVKQDVAFGPLNLGMPPDEIKASVNEALEIVGMTKFVDKPPHFLSLGQKKRVALAGVLAMHPEVIVMDEPTSNLDPRASSEILHLLLKLNKESGITLIMATHDVDMVPLFANKVCILSKSKIVVEGSPNEIFSNAKLIRDVNLRSPRLTHLFEILRSEDKLPIDRTLPLTIGQARKQILELLNSKK, from the coding sequence ATGTCGTTCCGTTTAGAACATGTTTCCCACAAATACGATGACGGAACCCTTGCCCTCAACAACGCAACAACTTGTTTCGCTAAAGGAGATCGAACAGCCCTTCTAGGTACCAATGGTTCCGGAAAAACTACGCTTCTTTTACACTTGAACGGCATACTGGAACCAACTTCAGGAACAGTTTACTTTGAAGATAAACCCCTAGACTACAAATCTGATTCCTTACGTAGCCTCCGAAAACGAGTTGGATACGTTTTTCAAGACCCCAACGACCAACTCTTTGCTCCAACAGTAAAACAAGACGTAGCTTTTGGGCCACTAAACCTTGGAATGCCTCCTGATGAGATAAAAGCTTCAGTTAACGAAGCCCTAGAGATTGTAGGCATGACCAAGTTTGTTGATAAACCGCCCCATTTTCTGAGTTTAGGTCAAAAAAAACGAGTTGCTTTGGCGGGGGTTCTTGCTATGCATCCTGAAGTAATTGTAATGGATGAACCCACCTCCAATTTGGATCCCCGGGCCTCCAGTGAGATACTGCATTTGCTTTTGAAGCTAAACAAAGAATCTGGAATAACGTTGATAATGGCAACCCATGATGTGGACATGGTACCTTTGTTTGCAAATAAAGTTTGTATTCTTAGTAAAAGCAAAATTGTGGTTGAAGGCTCACCTAACGAAATCTTTTCTAATGCTAAACTGATTCGAGATGTAAATTTGCGCTCACCTCGCCTTACCCATCTTTTTGAAATCTTGCGTAGCGAAGATAAACTTCCAATTGATAGGACACTTCCCCTTACTATCGGTCAGGCAAGAAAACAAATTCTTGAACTTCTAAACTCAAAAAAATAA
- the cbiQ gene encoding cobalt ECF transporter T component CbiQ — protein sequence MPFGQIGARVDRYAYTNNLANTSAATKLLFALSVLVICVAAQSQIVPFFVFFMNTTLLLVYAKISAKFYWKMLLYPLATALLSCVLIALFFGYGEPLTEISTPWFTWTIFKSGVAMAVSTFLRVAGGLSCLYFLVLTTPVTDMLITLRRLHVPLILVEMSLLIYRYIFVLLEIASQMNTAQDMRLGNTNWIIKIKSTALLAGNLFIRTLEQGERTFTAMSARGYDGEIRTLDDLPHPRFELIIGILFFDVLLILVSVLLPSQWSLLT from the coding sequence ATGCCCTTCGGTCAAATTGGTGCACGTGTAGACAGATACGCGTATACTAACAATCTAGCTAACACATCAGCAGCAACTAAACTCTTGTTTGCCCTATCTGTGCTTGTGATCTGTGTAGCGGCACAATCCCAAATAGTACCTTTTTTTGTTTTTTTCATGAACACTACATTACTTTTAGTGTACGCAAAAATTTCTGCTAAGTTTTACTGGAAAATGTTGTTGTACCCCCTTGCAACAGCCCTGTTAAGTTGTGTACTAATTGCTCTTTTCTTTGGTTACGGAGAACCCCTAACAGAAATCTCCACTCCTTGGTTTACTTGGACAATTTTCAAAAGTGGCGTTGCAATGGCTGTTTCGACCTTTTTGCGCGTAGCTGGAGGGCTTTCTTGTCTGTATTTTCTTGTTTTAACAACTCCAGTAACTGACATGTTGATTACTTTACGAAGACTTCACGTTCCTTTGATTTTAGTTGAAATGTCGCTGCTGATATATCGTTACATTTTTGTTTTGTTAGAAATTGCATCACAAATGAACACCGCTCAAGACATGCGCCTGGGAAACACAAACTGGATAATCAAAATAAAATCAACAGCCTTACTTGCTGGAAACTTGTTTATTAGAACCCTTGAACAAGGCGAACGGACCTTCACCGCAATGAGTGCAAGAGGATATGACGGCGAAATCAGAACTCTCGACGATTTGCCGCATCCACGATTTGAGTTGATTATCGGAATCCTTTTTTTTGATGTCCTGTTGATACTGGTCTCAGTCTTATTACCATCACAATGGAGTTTGTTAACATAA
- a CDS encoding energy-coupling factor ABC transporter substrate-binding protein produces METKHIILLAAVLVLVLLPLVLVPDAEYGGADGAAEDLISETGYEPWFESIWEPPSGEIESLLFVSQAAIGAIIIGYFIGYEKGKRAPREDTD; encoded by the coding sequence ATGGAAACTAAACACATTATACTGTTGGCAGCAGTTCTTGTGTTGGTTCTGTTGCCTTTAGTTTTGGTTCCTGATGCAGAATATGGTGGTGCAGACGGCGCAGCAGAAGACCTGATCTCTGAAACAGGTTATGAACCATGGTTTGAATCCATTTGGGAACCCCCCAGCGGAGAAATTGAAAGCCTGTTGTTCGTATCCCAAGCAGCAATTGGTGCAATTATTATTGGTTACTTTATTGGGTACGAAAAAGGGAAACGAGCCCCACGAGAAGACACAGATTAA
- a CDS encoding energy-coupling factor ABC transporter permease, translated as MHIMEGFLPSPWWELWMAIMIPIEIYGIYRISFVTKNNPKTKPLLALVGAFIFVLSALKLPSVTGSCSHPTGSGLAAVIFGPAIAAVLSMIVLVFQALLLAHGGLTTLGANVVSMGIVGPIVAYGTWTICKKAKVNSSFGVFLAVALGDLLTYVATSVQLALAFPTSAGFIDAFAKFGTVFAVTQIPLAIAEGILAVFLFDFLVKYKGKLLSTIGTINLPSALKRGD; from the coding sequence ATGCATATAATGGAAGGATTCCTGCCAAGCCCTTGGTGGGAACTTTGGATGGCAATAATGATACCCATAGAAATCTATGGGATTTACCGAATCTCTTTTGTCACAAAAAATAATCCCAAAACAAAACCACTTCTTGCACTAGTTGGCGCATTCATCTTTGTGTTATCTGCTTTGAAACTCCCGTCCGTAACGGGTAGTTGTTCACACCCAACAGGTTCTGGTCTTGCAGCTGTAATCTTTGGACCTGCAATCGCTGCAGTTCTATCAATGATAGTATTAGTTTTTCAAGCCCTGCTTCTGGCACACGGCGGTTTAACCACCTTGGGAGCTAACGTTGTATCAATGGGAATTGTAGGTCCCATCGTAGCATATGGAACTTGGACAATCTGTAAAAAAGCAAAAGTAAACAGTTCCTTTGGTGTGTTTCTTGCAGTTGCGCTAGGCGACTTGTTAACCTATGTTGCTACTTCAGTACAGCTTGCTTTGGCGTTTCCAACATCTGCTGGTTTTATTGATGCTTTCGCAAAATTTGGAACAGTATTTGCTGTAACACAAATTCCTCTGGCAATTGCAGAAGGAATCTTGGCAGTGTTCTTATTTGATTTCTTGGTAAAGTATAAAGGAAAACTTCTGAGCACAATCGGGACGATTAATTTGCCTTCAGCTCTGAAACGAGGTGACTAG
- a CDS encoding low molecular weight phosphatase family protein, producing the protein MKILFVCSGNACRSPLADALLKKLRPDVEVDSAGTYPYYKVVDLTRRYAEQEGVTDFLKKVPDGIASKNLPDYNLIVAMEEEHEKAIVNQSPECTEKVVVWHINDPYKLPYKQASKEFDRIKSKVANLAKSL; encoded by the coding sequence GTGAAAATACTGTTTGTTTGTTCTGGAAATGCTTGCAGAAGTCCCTTGGCGGATGCTTTATTGAAAAAACTGCGACCTGATGTTGAAGTTGATTCTGCTGGAACCTATCCTTACTATAAAGTTGTAGATTTAACTCGCCGATACGCAGAACAAGAAGGAGTAACAGACTTTTTGAAAAAAGTTCCCGATGGAATTGCCTCCAAGAACTTGCCTGACTATAATCTTATCGTAGCAATGGAAGAAGAACACGAAAAAGCTATCGTGAACCAATCTCCGGAATGCACTGAAAAAGTTGTAGTTTGGCACATCAACGACCCTTACAAACTTCCTTACAAACAAGCCTCAAAAGAGTTCGACAGAATAAAAAGTAAGGTAGCGAACTTAGCAAAATCGTTGTAG
- the budA gene encoding acetolactate decarboxylase encodes MKNRWLFVVCLVLVTVIFSSAFYVLWSNQPNSNADTETLFQLETFNTFSMGNYDGYMTYKELAEHGDFGIGTFDKLDGEMIALDGVFYQIPFDGNPKKVDASMTAPYATVTFFEADTTETLTGPVNYSDVQPLIQNLMSTENAIYAIKISGNYVTATTRSVPAQTKPYPSIEEVVKNQSVFNLNNVSATAVGFWFPNSMDGVDFAGFHLHLITDDFSAGGHLLEFTLENGTIEIDQTNNFNLVFP; translated from the coding sequence TTGAAAAACAGATGGCTTTTTGTTGTATGTTTAGTTCTTGTAACTGTAATTTTTTCTAGCGCTTTCTATGTTCTTTGGTCCAATCAACCAAACAGCAACGCTGATACAGAAACTTTGTTTCAACTTGAAACCTTTAACACTTTTTCTATGGGAAATTATGACGGATATATGACTTACAAGGAACTAGCTGAACATGGAGACTTTGGCATCGGTACGTTCGATAAATTGGATGGCGAAATGATTGCATTAGACGGCGTTTTTTATCAGATTCCTTTTGATGGAAACCCAAAAAAAGTTGACGCCAGTATGACTGCTCCTTATGCAACGGTTACTTTTTTTGAAGCAGATACCACTGAAACTCTAACTGGTCCAGTCAACTATTCTGATGTTCAACCATTAATTCAAAACCTTATGTCAACAGAGAATGCCATATATGCAATAAAAATAAGCGGAAACTACGTTACCGCAACAACTCGAAGTGTTCCCGCACAAACTAAGCCCTATCCCTCAATCGAAGAAGTCGTAAAAAACCAGTCAGTTTTTAATTTGAACAATGTTTCTGCTACTGCAGTGGGTTTTTGGTTCCCAAACAGCATGGACGGCGTTGACTTTGCGGGATTTCATTTGCATTTAATAACTGATGATTTTTCTGCGGGTGGACACTTGTTAGAGTTCACCTTAGAAAATGGCACCATCGAAATAGACCAAACAAACAACTTCAATTTAGTATTTCCCTAA
- a CDS encoding glycosyltransferase family 4 protein translates to MKVGTLTWEYPPRVVGGIARHCEGLAKALVKQKHDVHLFTLDFPGAPNYEEMDGIKVYRASTELGHPNFLTWVLMFNHFLSKRMADVTKTVDFDVMHVHDWLAAFSGISFKHYMKKPTILTMHSTEVGRAQGLHSPDSFSINGIEWWATYEADRVIVCSHSMKDEICNHFNLPREKVDIIPNAIDASKYDIPVDKGEIRQRYGVDWGEKLILCVGRLVPQKGVEYFIRSIPLIAKKYPEAKFIIVGEGWSRDLLEEEARSSGHANKITFTGFASDKQVIELMTSADVLVVPSIYEPFGIVALEGMATGVPVVASQVGGLAEVIDHDKTGVFVYPRSPESLAWGIDKVLYDPDHAKFLTKNAKEKLHKAYSWEAVAMKTVEVYKKVVE, encoded by the coding sequence ATGAAAGTGGGCACGCTAACCTGGGAATACCCTCCAAGAGTAGTTGGAGGAATCGCCCGCCACTGTGAAGGTTTAGCAAAAGCCCTTGTTAAACAAAAGCATGATGTTCACTTGTTTACCCTTGATTTTCCTGGTGCACCTAATTACGAAGAAATGGACGGCATCAAAGTATACCGAGCCTCCACAGAATTGGGTCACCCGAACTTTTTGACATGGGTTTTGATGTTTAACCACTTTTTGTCAAAACGAATGGCTGATGTTACCAAAACTGTTGACTTTGACGTAATGCATGTCCACGACTGGCTTGCAGCATTTTCTGGAATTTCCTTCAAACATTACATGAAAAAACCCACCATACTAACAATGCACAGCACTGAAGTCGGCAGAGCACAAGGACTCCATAGCCCTGACTCATTTTCCATCAACGGAATAGAATGGTGGGCAACCTACGAAGCCGACCGCGTAATAGTTTGCAGCCATTCCATGAAAGACGAAATCTGCAACCATTTTAACCTGCCCCGAGAGAAAGTGGATATCATCCCCAACGCCATTGACGCATCAAAGTATGATATTCCTGTTGACAAGGGTGAAATAAGGCAACGTTATGGAGTGGATTGGGGCGAAAAGCTAATTCTGTGTGTGGGACGTTTAGTTCCACAAAAAGGAGTGGAATACTTTATTCGCTCAATCCCTCTTATTGCTAAAAAGTATCCCGAAGCAAAATTCATCATAGTTGGTGAGGGTTGGTCACGGGATCTGCTAGAAGAAGAAGCACGTTCCAGTGGACATGCAAACAAGATTACTTTTACAGGGTTCGCTTCCGATAAACAAGTAATCGAATTAATGACCAGCGCCGATGTGTTGGTTGTGCCTTCTATTTATGAGCCCTTTGGAATAGTGGCATTAGAAGGAATGGCAACAGGAGTTCCAGTTGTTGCGAGCCAAGTTGGTGGTTTAGCAGAAGTAATAGACCACGACAAAACTGGAGTTTTTGTTTATCCCAGAAGTCCAGAATCACTTGCTTGGGGGATTGATAAAGTGCTTTATGACCCCGACCATGCCAAGTTTTTAACGAAAAACGCTAAAGAGAAGCTCCACAAGGCTTATAGTTGGGAAGCAGTAGCTATGAAAACTGTTGAGGTTTACAAAAAGGTGGTGGAATAA
- a CDS encoding glycosyltransferase family 4 protein → MKIAVLVYEYPPKIVGGLGTYAAEITRKFVLLGHDVTVFTMNDDQGSLPTRELFRGIEIHRPVHIDVSDSLPDVLADDVKKWGRGIRFFSKILMYNYLSAAKMINELVREEDFKFDLVVAHDWLSTIAGITIKKELGIPLAFHVHSNEHGRTLGNGSAVVTSMENRAGKMADMVITVSYAMQDELIQAGFPAEKIRVCYNGVDPKKYDPKQVSQERIKEIKSKYGLNDNDTMILFVGRLVWIKGVDKLIRAMPKVQQKIPNAKLVVLGLGDMRDYLEGLVRNLHLEDVVKFRFEFIPEEERIAHYAACDVAAFPSLYEPFGIVTLEAMSMEKPVVVGAAGTSGMREIVSINGHDHCGFHINPNDPSDIAWGVVSALEDPNKRIQLGKNGRKRVLEMFSWEEAAKSTTDRYLELLAEKRDAVPSV, encoded by the coding sequence ATGAAAATTGCTGTTTTAGTTTACGAGTATCCTCCTAAAATTGTTGGTGGCTTAGGAACATATGCTGCAGAAATTACCCGAAAATTTGTTTTGTTGGGTCATGATGTTACCGTTTTTACAATGAACGACGATCAAGGAAGTTTACCCACCCGCGAACTTTTCAGGGGAATTGAAATCCATCGACCAGTTCACATTGATGTTTCGGACTCGTTGCCTGATGTTTTGGCTGATGACGTTAAAAAATGGGGACGGGGTATTAGGTTCTTCTCAAAAATTTTGATGTATAACTACTTAAGCGCAGCAAAAATGATTAACGAGCTAGTCCGAGAAGAAGACTTCAAATTTGATCTAGTCGTAGCCCACGATTGGCTTTCTACTATTGCAGGCATCACCATAAAAAAAGAACTAGGTATCCCTTTGGCGTTTCATGTTCATTCTAATGAACACGGACGCACCCTCGGAAATGGTTCAGCTGTAGTAACCAGTATGGAAAACCGTGCAGGTAAAATGGCAGACATGGTCATTACAGTTTCTTATGCTATGCAAGATGAGCTAATACAAGCAGGCTTTCCCGCAGAAAAAATCAGGGTTTGTTATAATGGTGTGGACCCCAAAAAGTATGACCCTAAACAAGTAAGTCAAGAACGAATAAAAGAAATCAAAAGCAAGTATGGCTTAAACGACAACGATACAATGATTCTTTTTGTTGGGCGCCTTGTGTGGATTAAGGGAGTTGATAAACTTATTCGAGCCATGCCCAAAGTTCAACAAAAGATTCCAAACGCAAAATTGGTGGTTCTTGGGCTTGGAGACATGCGGGACTATCTGGAAGGCCTTGTTCGTAACTTACATCTTGAAGATGTAGTGAAATTCCGTTTCGAGTTCATACCTGAAGAAGAACGGATCGCCCATTACGCTGCATGTGATGTAGCAGCTTTCCCTAGTTTGTATGAGCCCTTCGGAATTGTTACCTTAGAAGCCATGAGCATGGAAAAACCCGTAGTTGTCGGTGCAGCAGGAACCAGTGGAATGCGTGAAATAGTAAGCATAAACGGGCATGACCATTGTGGTTTTCACATTAACCCCAATGACCCCTCTGATATTGCATGGGGAGTTGTTAGCGCACTTGAAGACCCAAATAAACGAATTCAGTTAGGCAAAAATGGCAGAAAACGAGTTTTGGAAATGTTCAGTTGGGAAGAAGCCGCAAAATCAACAACTGATAGGTATCTGGAACTTTTAGCCGAAAAACGTGATGCTGTTCCTTCTGTCTAA
- a CDS encoding DEAD/DEAH box helicase, with amino-acid sequence MQMKYFEDLPLTSEVMKGITELGFTELFPIQAQAIVPLLEGKDVIGQAQTGTGKTAAFGIPMVECVDPMNKRVQGLVLAPTRELAIQVATRMKRFSKYTKLKILPVYGGESINKQIRALQKGVHIVVGTPGRIIDHLKRGTLKLSETKMVVLDEADRMLDMGFIDDIKFILSRVPEERQLSLFSATMDKSVMEICHSYMNDPEEVLVSKDEIALEQLNQYYMVVNSRQKLDHLLRILKQQDFEKAIIFCNTRRGCDWLANKLHKNRYSARSLHAGFTQAQRERVTRAFREGKFDFLVATDVAARGLDIQGITHIINFDVPVEAPVYFHRIGRTARNGGEGTAITLVGYGEIPDLNKIKNLTNTHIEEIESLNPQYC; translated from the coding sequence ATGCAAATGAAATATTTTGAAGACTTACCCTTAACTAGTGAAGTCATGAAAGGGATAACCGAGCTTGGATTCACAGAACTTTTTCCCATACAGGCTCAAGCAATTGTCCCATTACTTGAAGGAAAAGACGTCATAGGGCAAGCACAAACCGGAACCGGAAAAACCGCAGCTTTTGGAATACCCATGGTTGAATGCGTCGATCCAATGAACAAAAGAGTACAAGGACTAGTACTAGCTCCAACTCGTGAACTTGCAATACAAGTTGCAACCCGCATGAAAAGATTCAGTAAATACACAAAACTGAAAATTTTGCCAGTTTATGGCGGAGAATCCATCAACAAACAAATACGCGCCCTACAAAAAGGCGTGCACATTGTAGTTGGAACTCCCGGTAGAATAATTGACCACCTGAAACGTGGAACTCTTAAGCTTTCAGAAACCAAAATGGTTGTTCTTGACGAAGCAGACAGAATGCTAGACATGGGATTCATTGATGACATCAAATTCATTTTGTCCCGTGTGCCAGAAGAACGGCAATTAAGCCTATTTTCTGCAACAATGGACAAATCTGTAATGGAAATTTGCCACAGCTATATGAACGACCCCGAGGAAGTACTGGTCAGCAAGGACGAAATCGCTCTTGAACAATTAAACCAGTATTACATGGTAGTAAATTCACGTCAAAAACTTGATCATCTTCTTAGAATCCTTAAACAACAAGATTTTGAGAAGGCAATCATATTTTGCAACACACGCCGTGGATGCGATTGGTTAGCAAACAAACTACACAAAAATCGATACTCTGCTAGGTCATTGCATGCTGGTTTCACTCAGGCTCAACGGGAACGCGTAACCAGAGCTTTCCGTGAGGGAAAATTTGATTTTCTTGTTGCAACTGATGTCGCTGCACGAGGATTAGACATCCAAGGAATAACTCATATAATCAATTTTGATGTGCCCGTAGAAGCGCCCGTGTATTTCCACCGAATCGGTAGAACAGCCCGAAACGGCGGCGAAGGAACCGCAATAACTCTAGTGGGCTATGGAGAAATTCCTGACCTAAATAAAATCAAAAACCTAACAAATACGCACATCGAAGAAATTGAATCATTGAACCCACAATACTGCTAA